A single region of the Prevotella sp. HUN102 genome encodes:
- a CDS encoding Ig-like domain-containing protein: MFSRLSNNIKVFLKHIPSLGGAWGGFEGTFVFFLFLFLLSSCAKMGEPDGGWYDEAPPKILGSAPADRSTDVNSKKITILFDEFIKLDNPTEKVVVSPPQLEAPIIKGQGKKISIELIDELKPNTTYTVDFSDAISDNNENNPLGNYTYSFSTGDHIDTMEVAGYVLEAENLEPIKGILVGLYSNQSDTAFQKLPMLRVSRTDSRGHFSVKGVAKGDYRIYALQDADGNYMFNQPSEKLAFTPEVIMPSSKPDIRQDTIWRDSLRIQDIRQTPYTHFLPDDVVLTAFTEVLTDRYFLKAERREADHFSLFFSYGHADLPTIKGLNFNADDAFIVEPSMNQDTITYWLRDTMLVNQDTLQMELQYMATDSLGSLVPQTDTLEVLSKNPYAKRMKQKQEEYAKWKKQQDKNKERGREYETEYPAELLDVRYNVASSIAPDENPTFDIPAPVAVCDTSKIHLYEKIDTLWYRAQYQFGADPSHPRRYKLVAGWNPGSTYSLELDSMAFVDVYGRPSKKFKQGIKVRALEEFSTLIFSLQGVDGKNCLLQLMNASDKPLKTVAAKDNAAIFYYVKPGKYYMRMIVDDNDNGRWDTGLYSGQRQAEAVYYYPKEIECQAKREFRDTWNPHSTPLYRQKPANITKQKGDAKQKQRSRNAERAKNLGLEYNPKNGIEEHLK, encoded by the coding sequence ATGTTTTCAAGATTATCAAATAATATAAAGGTGTTCCTCAAACACATCCCCTCCCTCGGAGGGGCTTGGGGAGGCTTTGAAGGGACTTTTGTTTTCTTTCTTTTCCTTTTCCTCCTCTCTTCCTGTGCAAAAATGGGCGAACCCGACGGTGGATGGTACGACGAAGCACCACCGAAGATACTGGGTTCTGCGCCTGCCGACCGCTCAACGGACGTGAACAGCAAGAAGATAACCATTCTTTTCGATGAATTTATCAAGTTGGACAATCCTACGGAAAAGGTGGTCGTGTCGCCCCCGCAGCTCGAAGCACCCATAATCAAGGGACAGGGAAAGAAGATTTCCATTGAGCTGATAGACGAGCTGAAACCCAACACCACCTACACGGTGGACTTCTCGGACGCCATTTCGGACAACAACGAGAACAATCCTCTCGGAAATTACACCTATTCCTTCTCCACCGGCGACCACATCGACACGATGGAGGTAGCCGGATATGTGTTGGAAGCCGAGAATCTCGAGCCTATCAAGGGCATACTCGTGGGCTTATACAGCAACCAGTCCGACACGGCTTTCCAGAAACTGCCGATGCTCCGTGTGTCGCGCACCGACAGCCGCGGCCACTTCTCCGTCAAGGGCGTTGCAAAGGGCGATTACAGAATCTACGCCCTTCAGGATGCCGACGGCAACTATATGTTCAATCAGCCGAGCGAAAAGCTGGCGTTCACGCCCGAAGTGATTATGCCTTCGTCCAAACCCGACATCAGACAGGACACGATCTGGCGTGACTCGCTGCGCATTCAGGACATCAGGCAGACGCCCTACACGCATTTCCTCCCGGACGACGTGGTGCTCACGGCTTTCACGGAAGTGCTTACCGACCGTTATTTCCTGAAGGCCGAACGCCGTGAGGCCGACCATTTCTCGCTCTTCTTCAGCTACGGGCACGCCGACCTGCCGACAATCAAGGGGCTGAACTTCAATGCCGACGATGCCTTTATCGTGGAACCGTCGATGAATCAGGACACGATAACCTACTGGCTGCGCGACACAATGCTCGTGAATCAGGACACGCTGCAAATGGAACTCCAGTATATGGCGACCGACTCGCTCGGCAGTCTCGTGCCGCAGACCGACACGCTGGAAGTATTGTCGAAGAATCCTTACGCCAAGCGTATGAAGCAGAAACAGGAGGAATACGCCAAATGGAAGAAGCAACAGGACAAGAACAAGGAGCGCGGACGGGAATATGAAACCGAATATCCCGCAGAACTGCTCGACGTGCGCTACAATGTGGCATCGAGCATCGCACCTGATGAGAATCCCACCTTCGACATTCCCGCGCCGGTGGCCGTCTGCGACACGTCGAAGATACACCTTTACGAAAAGATAGACACCCTCTGGTATCGTGCCCAATACCAATTCGGAGCCGACCCGAGCCACCCTCGGCGATACAAGCTCGTTGCAGGCTGGAATCCGGGCAGCACATACAGCCTTGAGCTCGACTCAATGGCGTTCGTCGATGTCTACGGACGTCCTTCAAAGAAGTTCAAACAGGGCATAAAGGTGCGCGCATTGGAGGAGTTCAGCACGCTGATATTCTCCCTCCAAGGCGTGGACGGCAAGAATTGTCTGCTCCAACTGATGAACGCGAGCGACAAACCATTGAAGACCGTTGCGGCAAAGGACAACGCCGCCATATTCTATTATGTGAAACCCGGCAAGTATTATATGCGGATGATAGTGGACGACAACGACAACGGCCGATGGGACACCGGGCTTTACAGCGGGCAGCGTCAGGCAGAAGCCGTATATTACTACCCCAAGGAGATAGAATGTCAGGCCAAGCGCGAGTTCCGCGACACGTGGAATCCTCACAGCACGCCGCTTTACAGGCAGAAACCGGCCAATATAACCAAGCAGAAGGGCGACGCAAAACAGAAACAGCGCAGCAGAAACGCCGAGCGCGCAAAGAATCTGGGACTGGAATACAATCCGAAAAACGGCATAGAAGAGCATTTAAAGTAA